The genomic region TTGACGctcagcaaggacaatgcaCAGCAACAAGCAAGGGGATTGCTGTGCCAgagtgcaggagtcagggctctgcatctgggctcagggctgcaaagttcccgtgtttgggcagacggaggggctgtccccggggcgcgcggggctcgaacgcggggctcgtggggcgagcggggaacggacacggggaggaacggccccggtgcttcagttgcagcggcggcagcggcggcagcagcagaggcGGCAGCAGCAAAGAGATATTTTGAAtactctctttctttctcttctctctttctttctctctctctccctttcccgcTGTCGGGCACCCTTCTCTCGGGGTCCCTTGCCTggcgtccctctcctctccccgcctccctctcccctgcagggccgggccatgcccccggcccgcccccggccccgggcggggctgccccgtgcgCGGCCCCGGCCGGCCCGCCGCGGTCTCGCCTCCACCCGGCTCTGGCTGTACTGGCGGTGGCGCTGCTGGGCGGGCATCAGTGCCTGGGGCGGCGGCGGCATCGCCGCCTTTTGCCTCCGCctggcccgagcccggccccaGACCCgaccccggccccgcccccggccacagccccggccccggccccggccccggccccggccccggccccggctccggctcctcccggggcccgCGGAGCACACaggcggcgcggccgctcccgccgcctccgctgcggcttccccggcccgagctccgccgcttggcagcgcggccgccggccccgagcctccCGTGCCGCGTTCCCGGGAGCGAACGCCCGGGcatggccggcccggggcgggtgaggggcgctcgggggccgttgctggccccgggccgagcgctgacagccgcgtcccgcccgcagggacggcgcaggaggccctgcaggagcggTACCGGCTGGGATCGCTGCTGGGGGGCGCGGCGGCTTCGGCAGAGTCTTCGCGGCCACGAGGCTCTCGGACAGCGCCCCggtgagcggcggggccggcggcgggcgcaggaggaggggatggaggaggaggagggcggaGGGCGGAGGATGGGGCCCTCAGTGCGGGCGGCGAGCTCACCCCGCTGCTGCCCTTGGCTTGCAGGTGGCCATCAAAAGGGTGCCACGGAACCGCGTCTGGCACTGGGGCGAGCTGGTGAGTGAGCGGGGccagcagccggggctgccggcCGGGGATGAGCCGGGGCCCGGCACGGTGAGAGCCGCCAGGACGCCCCGAGGGAGAGCGGGCGTGGGGCCAGCGCAGGGCGCAGGGCATCCCGGGCTGGCTGAGGGCTTCCCCAGGCCTGGCACGGCATCAGCCCCACTGACGGCATCGTGCTCCTTCCGCAGCCCGACGGCACCAGCGCACCCCTGGAGGttgtgctgctggccaaggtgtCCACTGGCTTCCCCGGTGTGgtccagctgctggagtggcTCAAGCTCCCCAACTGCATCGTGATGGTGCTGGAGCGGCCAGAGCAGTGTCAGGACCTGCATCATTTCATTCGGGCACGGCGGTTCCTGCCCGAGGAGGAGGCGCGGGAGATGTTCCgccaggtgctggaggccgTGCGGCACTGCACCAGCTGCGGGGTCCTGCACAGGGACATCAAGCCAGAGAACATCCTGGTTGACCTGGACACCGGGCAGGCCAAACTGATTGACTTTGGCTGTGGCACCTACCTGCAGGACACAGTCTACACTCACTTTGCAGGTGAGCCtacacagggctgtgctcccgCTGCTGACATCTCATGGCCCAACATCTCCCAGCCCAAGCTGGCTGTGGCAGCGGGGATTCTCCCTTTTGCTGCCAGTCAGGGCACTGAATCTTCAGCTGAGTTGCTTTAGAGCGGGGCTGGGTGGGCAGCcatcttccagccctgctggcagcctctgccagccactctgtccaggactgggactgggctggggcagccagcctgACCAAACCCCCCGTGGGTGGGGGTAGCAGAGAGGGAGGGCGGAACCTGTGCCCCAGCCACTT from Ammospiza nelsoni isolate bAmmNel1 chromosome W, bAmmNel1.pri, whole genome shotgun sequence harbors:
- the LOC132086096 gene encoding LOW QUALITY PROTEIN: serine/threonine-protein kinase pim-1-like (The sequence of the model RefSeq protein was modified relative to this genomic sequence to represent the inferred CDS: deleted 2 bases in 1 codon), with the translated sequence MGGLKQLQVEDKVKAIMAQPHTKPKCSNLLAKKVKTKQRSGTYSNPILDLLTPPGRAMPPARPRPRAGLPRARPRPARRGLASTRLWLYWRWRCWAGISAWGGGGIAAFCLRLARARPQTRPRPRPRPQPRPRPRPRPRPRPRLRLLPGPAEHTGGAAAPAASAAASPARAPPLGSAAAGPEPPVPRSRERTPGHGRPGAGEGRSGAVAGPGPSADSRVPPAGTAQEALQERYRLGSLLGRGGFGRVFAATRLSDSAPVAIKRVPRNRVWHWGELPDGTSAPLEVVLLAKVSTGFPGVVQLLEWLKLPNCIVMVLERPEQCQDLHHFIRARRFLPEEEAREMFRQVLEAVRHCTSCGVLHRDIKPENILVDLDTGQAKLIDFGCGTYLQDTVYTHFAGTLSYSPPEWNDFGWYHGEAAMVWSLGILLHQMVCGEHPFRRGQNLSWGQLPLPQRLSQECKDLIRWCLSVNSLDRPTLEDLFCDPWMWDIPLP